A genomic window from Flavobacterium phycosphaerae includes:
- a CDS encoding ribonucleotide-diphosphate reductase subunit beta has protein sequence MATIEPILKENKDRFVIFPIKHQDIWEWYKKMEASFWTAEEIDLHQDLSDWNNKLNNDEKYFIKHILAFFAASDGIVNENLAENFVNEVQYPEAKFFYGFQIMMENIHSETYSLLIDTYVKDEAEKSELFHAIEVFPAIKKKADWALKWISSDSFAERLIAFAAVEGIFFSGAFCSIYWLKKRGLMPGLTFSNELISRDEGVHCDFAVHLHNHHLIHKVSKARITEIITDALNIEREFITESLPVSLIGMNATLMTQYLEFVADRLLVELGCKRVYNSSNPFDFMEMISLQGKTNFFEKRVAEYQKAGVMNSDSESSKISFDADF, from the coding sequence ATGGCTACTATCGAACCCATTTTAAAAGAAAACAAAGATCGCTTCGTGATTTTTCCTATCAAACACCAAGACATTTGGGAATGGTACAAAAAAATGGAAGCCAGTTTCTGGACTGCCGAAGAAATTGATTTACACCAAGATTTGTCGGATTGGAATAACAAATTGAATAACGACGAAAAATACTTCATCAAACATATTTTGGCTTTCTTCGCCGCTTCTGACGGAATTGTGAATGAAAATCTAGCCGAAAACTTTGTAAACGAAGTACAATATCCGGAAGCCAAATTTTTCTACGGCTTTCAAATCATGATGGAAAACATTCACAGCGAAACGTATTCGTTGTTAATCGATACGTATGTAAAAGACGAAGCCGAAAAAAGTGAATTATTCCACGCCATTGAAGTCTTTCCGGCCATCAAGAAAAAAGCCGATTGGGCTTTAAAATGGATTTCTTCCGACTCGTTTGCCGAAAGATTAATCGCGTTTGCTGCCGTAGAAGGTATTTTCTTCTCGGGCGCATTCTGCTCGATTTACTGGTTGAAAAAACGTGGATTAATGCCGGGGCTTACTTTTTCTAACGAGTTAATCTCCCGTGACGAAGGGGTTCACTGCGATTTCGCCGTGCACTTACACAACCACCACTTGATACACAAAGTATCCAAAGCGCGTATCACCGAAATTATTACCGATGCCTTAAACATCGAAAGAGAGTTCATTACCGAGTCACTTCCGGTAAGTTTAATCGGGATGAACGCCACTTTGATGACACAATATTTAGAATTTGTTGCCGACAGATTATTGGTAGAATTGGGTTGCAAACGAGTATACAACTCTTCCAATCCGTTCGATTTCATGGAGATGATTTCATTGCAAGGAAAAACCAATTTCTTCGAAAAACGTGTAGCCGAATACCAAAAAGCCGGAGTTATGAATTCCGATTCAGAATCTAGCAAAATTAGTTTCGACGCCGATTTTTAA
- a CDS encoding ribonucleoside-diphosphate reductase subunit alpha, giving the protein MYVVKRDGHKEPVMFDKITDRIKKLCYGLNDLVDAVKVAMRVIEGLYDGVTTSELDNLAAETAASMTIAHPDYAQLAARIAISNLHKNTNKSFSETMNEMYHYVNPRTNQAAPLLSEEVHNVIQANAEFLNSHIIYNRDFNYDYFGFKTLERSYLLKINGKIVERPQQMLMRVAVGIHLNDLEAVIETYDLMSKKFFTHATPTLFNAGTPKPQMSSCFLLSMKDDSIDGIYDTLKSTAKISQSAGGIGLSIHNVRATGSYIRGTNGTSNGIVPMLRVFNDTARYVDQGGGKRKGSFAIYLETWHADIFDFLDLKKNTGKEEMRARDLFFAMWTSDLFMKRVEEDTNWTLMCPNECPGLYDVYGDEFEALYTSYEAQGKGRKTVRARELWEKILESQIETGTPYMLYKDAANRKSNQKNLGTIRSSNLCTEIMEYTSDDEIAVCNLASISLPMFVENNQFNHELLFNVTKRVTRNLNKVIDRNYYPVKEAENSNMRHRPVGLGVQGLADAFILLRMPFTSDEAKKLNQEIFETLYFAAVTASMEMAKEEGSYSTFKGSPISEGLFQHNLWNIKDEELSGRWDWASLRKEVVKHGVRNSLLVAPMPTASTSQILGNNEAFEPYTSNIYTRRVLSGEFIVVNKHLLNDLVERGLWNEDLKQEIMRHNGSVQNIERIPADLKELYKTVWEMSMKDIIDMSRHRGYFIDQSQSLNLFMQDANYAKLTSMHFYAWKSGLKTGMYYLRTKSAVDAIKFTLNNDKKAEPTLTDKPVATAVEVVAPVENGEMTAEDFAAMVERARNAAGNGGDDCEMCGS; this is encoded by the coding sequence ATGTATGTAGTAAAAAGAGACGGCCACAAAGAGCCGGTAATGTTCGACAAAATCACGGATAGAATTAAAAAACTATGTTATGGTTTAAACGATTTGGTAGACGCTGTTAAAGTGGCAATGAGAGTTATTGAAGGATTGTACGATGGAGTTACCACTTCAGAATTGGATAATCTGGCCGCAGAAACTGCAGCTTCCATGACCATCGCGCATCCTGATTATGCACAATTAGCGGCAAGAATAGCCATTTCTAACTTGCACAAAAACACCAACAAATCGTTCTCAGAAACCATGAACGAAATGTACCATTATGTAAATCCAAGAACCAACCAAGCTGCCCCATTGCTTTCTGAAGAAGTACACAATGTGATTCAAGCCAATGCCGAGTTTTTAAACTCCCACATCATCTACAACCGTGATTTTAACTACGATTACTTTGGTTTCAAAACCTTAGAGCGTTCATATTTGTTAAAAATTAACGGCAAAATCGTTGAGCGCCCACAACAAATGTTGATGCGTGTCGCTGTTGGAATTCACTTAAACGATTTGGAAGCGGTAATTGAAACGTACGACTTAATGTCGAAAAAATTCTTTACGCACGCCACGCCAACGTTATTCAACGCCGGTACGCCAAAACCACAAATGTCCTCGTGTTTCTTACTATCCATGAAAGACGACAGTATTGACGGAATTTATGATACTTTGAAATCAACTGCGAAAATCTCGCAATCTGCGGGAGGAATCGGGTTGTCAATTCACAATGTTCGCGCGACAGGGTCATACATTCGTGGCACCAACGGAACTTCGAACGGAATTGTTCCGATGTTGCGTGTGTTTAATGACACGGCACGTTATGTTGATCAAGGAGGCGGAAAACGTAAAGGAAGTTTCGCTATCTACTTAGAAACTTGGCATGCCGATATTTTCGATTTCTTAGATTTGAAAAAGAACACCGGAAAAGAAGAAATGCGCGCCCGTGATTTATTCTTCGCGATGTGGACCTCCGATTTATTCATGAAACGCGTTGAAGAAGACACCAATTGGACGTTAATGTGTCCGAACGAATGTCCCGGATTGTATGATGTTTACGGCGATGAATTCGAAGCTTTATATACTTCATACGAAGCACAAGGCAAAGGAAGAAAAACAGTTAGAGCACGTGAACTTTGGGAAAAAATCCTGGAATCACAAATCGAAACGGGAACGCCATACATGTTGTACAAAGACGCAGCAAACCGTAAATCGAACCAAAAGAATTTGGGAACGATTCGTTCGTCAAACCTTTGTACCGAAATTATGGAATACACTTCGGATGACGAAATTGCGGTATGTAATTTGGCTTCGATTTCGTTACCAATGTTCGTTGAAAACAACCAATTCAATCACGAATTGTTATTCAACGTAACCAAACGAGTAACCAGAAACTTAAACAAAGTAATCGACCGAAATTACTATCCGGTAAAAGAAGCCGAAAACTCTAACATGCGCCACCGTCCGGTAGGATTGGGCGTGCAAGGTTTGGCAGATGCCTTCATCTTATTGAGAATGCCGTTCACCAGCGATGAAGCTAAAAAATTAAATCAGGAAATATTCGAAACCCTATACTTTGCTGCTGTAACCGCTTCGATGGAAATGGCCAAAGAAGAAGGATCCTATTCAACCTTTAAAGGCTCTCCAATTTCAGAAGGGCTATTCCAACACAATCTTTGGAACATCAAAGACGAGGAATTGTCAGGAAGATGGGATTGGGCAAGTTTGAGAAAAGAGGTGGTAAAACACGGAGTTCGCAATTCGTTATTGGTAGCGCCAATGCCAACGGCTTCTACTTCGCAAATCCTTGGAAACAATGAAGCTTTCGAACCATACACGTCTAACATTTACACTCGTCGTGTATTGTCGGGAGAGTTTATTGTGGTAAACAAACATTTGCTGAACGACTTAGTAGAAAGAGGTCTTTGGAACGAAGACTTGAAACAAGAAATCATGCGCCACAACGGATCGGTACAAAACATCGAAAGAATCCCTGCAGATTTGAAAGAACTATACAAAACGGTTTGGGAAATGTCGATGAAAGACATCATCGATATGAGCCGTCACAGAGGATATTTTATTGACCAATCGCAGTCGTTAAACCTGTTTATGCAGGATGCCAATTATGCGAAACTAACGTCAATGCACTTCTACGCCTGGAAAAGCGGCTTAAAAACGGGAATGTATTATCTAAGAACCAAATCAGCAGTTGATGCCATCAAGTTTACTTTAAATAACGATAAAAAAGCAGAACCAACCCTTACCGATAAACCGGTAGCGACAGCCGTTGAAGTAGTAGCGCCTGTTGAAAACGGAGAAATGACTGCCGAAGATTTTGCCGCCATGGTAGAACGCGCGCGCAACGCTGCCGGAAACGGTGGAGACGACTGCGAAATGTGTGGATCGTAA
- a CDS encoding glycosyltransferase family 2 protein, whose translation MIVLFHNNKSVTKVSSSKGLTISFSKNNTIASALLNLAATYPEEKIVWCHVAFETQLNIDFIQKKETYVNTLFSFNPYPNDYLTKAIGYVDNSVFININKARTYPSWLMSSAVGYAHASVFLNAKVSGKPSADLDYFLNSLAKKYMPLGLFCYSEPQLLRGNLILPNVKPPKASRYTLFKFVKTHYRTRWIFLLLLDFLVYEKKLPLLPFLFSLKDKKTAVGQYDLAKVPFVQHSGITAEDTIDVLIPTIGRKKYLYDVLLDLKNQSQLPKNVIIIEQNGDPTAASDLDYLTAESWPFTISHTFTHQLGACNARNIALDQLKSQWVFFADDDIRIEADFLKDCLLNCKNYDQKALTLSCLQEGETFTEFQPFQWISFGTCSSFVAREVLTDIRFSKGFEFGYGEDTDFGKKIRNSGTDVVFFSKPKLLHLKAPMGGFRTKFEFEWQNETYQPKPAPTVMLYKLLHETQEEINGYKTVLFFKFYGRQSLKNPFGYYTAFKNHWNTSVFWAKKLKERK comes from the coding sequence ATGATTGTACTTTTCCATAACAACAAATCGGTTACCAAAGTCAGTTCCTCAAAAGGGTTGACGATTTCTTTTTCTAAAAACAATACTATTGCCTCAGCGTTACTAAATCTGGCGGCAACCTACCCCGAAGAAAAAATTGTTTGGTGCCATGTTGCTTTTGAAACTCAATTAAACATTGATTTCATTCAAAAAAAGGAAACGTATGTCAATACGCTTTTTTCGTTCAATCCTTACCCGAATGATTATTTAACTAAGGCTATTGGTTATGTTGACAACAGTGTTTTTATCAACATCAACAAAGCTCGCACTTATCCTAGCTGGCTGATGTCGAGTGCTGTGGGTTATGCTCATGCGTCGGTTTTTTTAAACGCCAAAGTTTCCGGCAAGCCTTCCGCTGATTTGGATTACTTTTTAAATTCATTGGCTAAGAAGTACATGCCCTTAGGCTTATTTTGTTATTCAGAGCCTCAATTGCTCCGAGGTAATTTAATTTTACCTAATGTAAAGCCACCCAAAGCTTCGCGTTATACCCTTTTTAAATTTGTCAAAACGCATTATCGAACCCGTTGGATTTTCTTGTTGCTGTTGGATTTTTTGGTGTATGAAAAAAAGCTGCCTTTGTTGCCGTTTCTTTTTTCGCTCAAGGATAAAAAAACTGCGGTTGGACAATATGATCTTGCCAAAGTGCCTTTTGTACAACATTCCGGAATTACTGCTGAAGACACTATTGATGTTTTGATTCCGACCATTGGAAGAAAAAAATACCTTTATGATGTGTTGCTCGATTTAAAAAACCAAAGCCAGCTTCCTAAAAACGTCATTATCATTGAACAAAATGGCGATCCGACAGCGGCGTCAGACTTGGATTATCTTACTGCAGAATCTTGGCCGTTCACCATATCACATACCTTTACACACCAATTAGGCGCTTGCAATGCCCGAAATATTGCTTTAGATCAATTGAAAAGCCAATGGGTTTTCTTTGCCGATGATGACATTCGAATTGAGGCTGATTTTTTGAAGGACTGTTTGTTGAATTGTAAAAATTATGACCAGAAAGCGTTGACCCTCTCTTGTTTGCAGGAAGGTGAAACGTTTACCGAATTTCAGCCTTTCCAATGGATTAGTTTTGGTACCTGCAGCAGCTTTGTAGCCCGTGAAGTGCTTACCGACATCCGATTTAGTAAAGGCTTTGAATTTGGTTACGGAGAAGACACCGATTTTGGAAAAAAGATACGCAATTCAGGAACAGATGTGGTCTTTTTTTCGAAACCGAAATTATTACATCTCAAAGCGCCCATGGGTGGTTTTCGTACCAAGTTTGAGTTTGAATGGCAAAACGAAACATATCAGCCCAAACCTGCTCCCACCGTAATGCTGTATAAATTACTTCACGAAACCCAGGAAGAAATCAATGGCTATAAGACCGTATTGTTTTTCAAATTTTATGGAAGACAAAGCCTGAAAAATCCGTTTGGTTATTACACCGCTTTTAAAAACCATTGGAATACCAGTGTTTTTTGGGCCAAGAAATTAAAGGAAAGAAAGTAA
- a CDS encoding RDD family protein, which translates to MESQKPFTVTEELLASHAQRFLNWLIDMCMQVILLFIILVFVIAFAEANSNKAIQNYLMNMNTIGQYTLTSSIVLLYYNIFEIAFARTIGKFITQTIVVDENGNTPDHQTILVRSLCRLIPLYGFSLLGMPPRGWHDSLSKTYVVNKKTLDQKKQLFYSLQQTNSNK; encoded by the coding sequence ATGGAATCACAAAAGCCATTTACCGTTACCGAAGAACTTTTAGCCTCGCACGCCCAACGGTTTCTAAACTGGTTGATTGATATGTGTATGCAAGTAATCTTGTTATTCATTATTCTGGTTTTTGTTATCGCATTTGCCGAGGCTAACAGCAATAAAGCCATCCAAAATTACTTGATGAATATGAATACTATTGGGCAGTACACCCTTACCAGTAGTATAGTTTTACTGTATTACAATATTTTTGAAATTGCTTTTGCCCGAACTATCGGTAAATTCATCACCCAAACCATAGTGGTGGATGAAAACGGAAATACACCCGATCATCAAACCATTTTAGTGCGGTCGTTATGCCGATTGATACCGCTTTACGGTTTCTCTTTACTGGGAATGCCGCCCAGAGGTTGGCACGACAGCCTTTCAAAAACCTATGTGGTCAACAAAAAAACCTTAGATCAAAAGAAGCAACTTTTTTACTCGTTGCAACAAACAAATTCAAACAAATAA
- a CDS encoding GNAT family N-acetyltransferase, which yields MIKLVRTTSDNKEFGDLVIQLDAYLRILDGEDHEFYAQFNKTSLLKNALICYENDVAVGIGAYKEYDSETAEIKRMYTLPEYRGKGIAKAILAALELWAKEENYNNAILETGYLQKDAIGLYQKLGYKIIDNFGQYVGVENSVCMKKNI from the coding sequence ATGATAAAGCTTGTAAGAACAACTTCGGATAATAAAGAATTCGGAGATTTGGTCATCCAACTCGATGCTTATTTGAGAATTCTAGACGGAGAAGACCACGAATTTTATGCTCAATTCAACAAAACCAGTTTGCTCAAAAACGCTTTGATTTGTTATGAAAATGATGTTGCTGTGGGCATTGGTGCGTACAAAGAATACGATTCGGAAACCGCCGAAATCAAACGAATGTATACGTTGCCAGAATACCGTGGAAAAGGCATCGCCAAAGCCATTTTAGCAGCATTAGAACTTTGGGCCAAAGAAGAGAACTACAATAATGCCATCCTCGAAACCGGATACCTGCAAAAAGACGCCATCGGATTGTATCAAAAATTGGGATACAAAATCATTGATAATTTTGGTCAGTATGTCGGTGTTGAGAATAGTGTTTGTATGAAGAAAAACATTTAA
- a CDS encoding deoxyguanosinetriphosphate triphosphohydrolase translates to MTWEQLLSLKRQGDTSKRLRIEQDDTRLGFEVDYDRIIFSSAFRSLQDKTQVIPLSKTDFVHTRLTHSLEVSVVGRSIGRLVGKKIIEKYPYLKEVHGYHMNDFGAIVAAAALAHDIGNPPFGHSGEKAIGEYFSIGKGQQYKDQLTPKQWQDLIDFEGNANGFSVLTSSRPGIEGSLRLSYATLGAFTKYPKESLPKKPTKNIADKKYGFFQSDVAFFKEVAEELGMISNKTGNDVGYERHPLAFLVEAADDICYTIIDFEDGINLGLVSEDFALEYLIKLVKDTIDTAKYQTLTTKEDRISYLRALAIGNLINDAVKVFIENEEAILQGKFHFALTDKSKYKAQMDDIIKLSVKNIYQSREVIEKELSGYQIINNLLDKFITAYNNTYSGNATNYDKLLMKILPEKHHLEKESLYDRLLHICHFISMLTDGKAVQLNKIVTA, encoded by the coding sequence ATGACCTGGGAACAACTTTTATCTTTAAAACGCCAAGGCGATACCAGCAAAAGATTACGCATCGAACAAGATGACACCCGCTTGGGCTTTGAAGTCGATTACGATCGCATCATCTTTTCGTCTGCTTTCAGAAGTTTACAAGATAAAACCCAAGTGATTCCGTTGTCTAAAACCGACTTTGTACACACGCGTTTGACTCACAGTTTAGAAGTATCGGTAGTAGGACGATCTATCGGGCGATTGGTAGGTAAAAAAATCATTGAAAAATACCCTTATTTGAAAGAAGTGCACGGCTACCACATGAACGATTTCGGAGCTATAGTAGCTGCCGCTGCTTTGGCACATGATATTGGTAATCCGCCTTTTGGGCACTCCGGAGAAAAGGCTATAGGCGAATATTTTTCCATCGGGAAAGGCCAACAATACAAAGACCAATTAACGCCCAAACAATGGCAGGATTTGATTGATTTTGAAGGAAATGCCAATGGTTTTTCAGTGCTTACAAGCTCGCGTCCCGGCATTGAAGGCAGCTTGCGCTTGTCGTATGCTACCTTGGGAGCGTTTACCAAATATCCGAAAGAAAGTTTGCCCAAAAAGCCCACCAAAAATATAGCGGATAAGAAATACGGTTTCTTCCAGTCGGATGTGGCTTTCTTTAAAGAAGTAGCTGAAGAGTTGGGCATGATTTCCAATAAAACCGGCAATGATGTGGGTTATGAGCGCCATCCGTTGGCGTTTTTAGTCGAAGCTGCCGATGATATTTGCTACACCATTATCGATTTTGAAGACGGTATCAATTTAGGCTTGGTTTCCGAAGATTTTGCTTTAGAATATTTAATCAAATTGGTAAAAGATACCATTGATACGGCCAAATACCAAACCTTAACAACCAAGGAAGACCGAATCAGTTACTTGCGAGCGTTGGCTATCGGCAATTTAATCAATGATGCCGTAAAGGTTTTTATTGAAAACGAAGAAGCCATTTTGCAAGGTAAATTTCATTTTGCTTTGACCGATAAGAGCAAGTACAAAGCGCAAATGGATGACATCATTAAACTAAGTGTAAAGAATATTTACCAGAGTCGAGAAGTGATTGAAAAAGAACTTTCGGGCTACCAAATCATCAATAATTTACTCGATAAATTCATCACGGCCTACAACAATACGTATAGCGGTAATGCTACGAATTACGATAAATTGTTGATGAAAATCCTTCCGGAAAAGCACCATTTGGAGAAAGAAAGTTTGTACGACCGATTGCTTCATATCTGTCATTTCATCTCCATGCTAACGGATGGTAAAGCGGTGCAGTTAAACAAAATCGTAACGGCTTAA
- a CDS encoding 1-deoxy-D-xylulose-5-phosphate synthase: MSKKLLEHIVNPTDLRKLSVSQLPELAKELRSFIIDIVSVKEGHLGASLGVVELTIALHYVFDTPHDLLVWDVGHQAYGHKILTERRTKFDTNRQLGGISGFPKRNESVYDTFGVGHSSTAISAALGMALASQLKGENKHHIAVVGDASIASGMAFEGLNHAGVTKADLLVILNDNAIGIDPSVGALKNYLTAVKEGKNPKQNNMIKSLNFDYSGPIDGHDLPTLIKELERLKTVKGPKFLHIITTKGKGLQQAEEDQVKYHAPGKFDASTGELIKQATDNLAPKFQDVFGLTLVELAKNNPKIIGITPAMPSGSSMKFMMDAFPERAFDVGIAEQHAVTLSAGMATQGMVVFCSIYSTFLQRAYDQVIHDVALQNLPVIFCLDRAGLVGEDGATHHGVFDIAYLRCIPNMIIYAPKDEMDLQNILYTASLGLKHPIAIRYPRGRGKNSDWKFPADFQKIEIGKAHKLKKGKKIAVLSTGTIGHNVTTALNELEESNEIAHYDFGFIKPLDEKKLHKICDKFATIITVEDGVTTGGFGSAVLEFSAKNDYVNEIFLCGVPDYFIEHGTVDELQQFCNIDVDGLKSLFSGLLEEEEED; encoded by the coding sequence ATGTCAAAAAAATTGCTAGAACATATAGTCAACCCCACTGACTTACGAAAACTAAGCGTTTCGCAATTGCCTGAATTGGCTAAAGAGTTGCGCAGTTTTATCATCGACATTGTATCGGTAAAAGAAGGCCATCTTGGAGCTTCCTTGGGTGTGGTAGAATTGACGATTGCTTTGCATTATGTTTTTGACACTCCCCATGATTTATTAGTTTGGGATGTAGGCCATCAAGCTTACGGGCATAAAATTTTAACCGAAAGAAGAACTAAGTTTGACACCAACCGTCAACTGGGTGGGATTTCGGGTTTTCCGAAACGGAATGAAAGCGTTTATGACACCTTTGGCGTTGGGCATTCCTCAACCGCTATTTCAGCCGCATTGGGCATGGCATTGGCTTCGCAACTCAAGGGCGAAAACAAACACCATATTGCCGTAGTAGGCGATGCATCCATTGCCAGCGGAATGGCGTTTGAAGGTCTCAATCATGCCGGCGTAACCAAGGCTGATTTATTGGTTATTTTAAATGATAACGCTATTGGTATTGACCCTAGTGTGGGCGCCTTGAAAAATTATTTAACCGCTGTTAAAGAAGGCAAAAACCCTAAGCAGAACAACATGATTAAGTCGCTGAATTTTGATTATTCAGGTCCGATTGACGGTCATGATTTACCCACTTTAATCAAAGAATTAGAACGACTTAAGACTGTAAAAGGCCCTAAGTTTTTACATATCATTACCACCAAAGGCAAAGGATTGCAGCAAGCCGAAGAGGATCAAGTAAAATACCATGCTCCAGGAAAATTTGATGCCTCTACCGGAGAATTGATCAAACAAGCCACCGACAATTTAGCCCCTAAATTTCAGGATGTGTTTGGATTAACTTTAGTAGAATTAGCTAAAAACAATCCGAAGATTATTGGTATCACACCGGCTATGCCTTCGGGAAGTTCGATGAAATTTATGATGGATGCTTTCCCCGAAAGGGCGTTTGATGTTGGAATTGCAGAGCAGCATGCTGTGACACTTTCAGCCGGAATGGCCACGCAAGGGATGGTGGTTTTTTGCAGCATTTATTCTACCTTTTTACAACGGGCCTACGACCAAGTGATTCACGATGTGGCTTTGCAGAATTTGCCGGTAATCTTTTGTTTAGACCGAGCCGGATTAGTGGGTGAAGACGGAGCAACGCATCACGGGGTGTTCGACATAGCTTATTTGCGCTGCATTCCGAATATGATTATCTATGCGCCGAAAGACGAAATGGATTTGCAAAATATTTTATACACCGCTTCTTTAGGATTAAAACATCCGATAGCCATTCGGTACCCGAGAGGAAGAGGAAAAAACAGCGATTGGAAATTCCCCGCTGATTTCCAGAAAATCGAAATCGGGAAAGCCCACAAACTCAAAAAAGGAAAGAAGATAGCCGTTTTATCCACCGGTACCATTGGACACAATGTAACTACTGCGCTCAACGAATTGGAGGAGTCAAACGAAATTGCCCATTATGATTTTGGCTTTATCAAACCGTTAGACGAAAAGAAATTACACAAAATCTGCGATAAATTTGCGACTATTATTACCGTAGAAGATGGGGTTACCACCGGCGGTTTTGGTAGTGCCGTATTAGAATTCTCGGCCAAGAACGATTATGTCAATGAAATCTTCCTTTGCGGGGTGCCCGATTACTTTATAGAACACGGTACCGTTGATGAGCTGCAACAATTTTGCAACATTGATGTAGATGGCTTAAAATCACTTTTCTCCGGACTCTTAGAAGAAGAGGAAGAAGATTAA
- a CDS encoding nucleoside deaminase: MENPFTDEYFMKKALQEAELAFEKGEIPVGAVIVIDNKVIARSHNLTEMLNDVTAHAEMQAITSAANFIGGKYLKGCTLYVTLEPCQMCAGALYWSQISKVVFGATDDQRGFEQLGTKLHPKTQVVKGILAQEAADLMLLFFASRRK, translated from the coding sequence ATGGAAAACCCTTTCACCGACGAATATTTTATGAAGAAAGCCCTGCAGGAAGCCGAATTGGCTTTTGAAAAAGGGGAAATACCGGTGGGTGCTGTTATCGTTATTGATAATAAAGTAATTGCCAGAAGCCATAACCTAACGGAGATGCTTAATGATGTAACCGCGCATGCCGAAATGCAAGCCATTACTTCGGCAGCCAATTTCATTGGTGGGAAATATTTAAAGGGTTGTACGCTTTATGTTACTTTAGAACCTTGTCAGATGTGTGCCGGAGCGTTGTATTGGAGTCAGATTTCCAAAGTAGTTTTCGGGGCCACTGATGACCAGCGGGGATTTGAACAATTGGGTACTAAGCTGCATCCGAAAACCCAAGTAGTTAAAGGAATTTTAGCTCAGGAAGCCGCTGATTTGATGCTTCTTTTTTTTGCTTCCAGAAGAAAATAA
- a CDS encoding SIMPL domain-containing protein: MDKIKSSVIIGVAIIITAWIFGKSFRDRNENLDSISVIGLGTKDFVSDEILWSGQFSANSTDIKTAYNKIVSDQKTVTDFFLNKGFKANEFSFGAVNFQKKFREVRSEDSENRTRYEQVFEGYEATQTISFSAKKNPDLMKRIESVSSKTSELVNSGIELSSNTMQYTYSDLPSLKQSLIEKATKDASERANKIVKTADGRIGKLKNASMGVFQITGQGSTEEDSYGGINDTYSKNKTARITVRLEYELE; the protein is encoded by the coding sequence ATGGATAAAATTAAATCGTCGGTAATTATTGGAGTAGCCATAATTATCACTGCTTGGATTTTTGGGAAATCATTCCGCGACCGAAATGAAAACTTAGATTCTATATCCGTCATCGGGCTGGGTACTAAGGATTTTGTTTCCGATGAAATTTTGTGGTCAGGTCAATTCAGTGCCAACAGTACTGATATTAAAACGGCTTACAACAAAATCGTTTCCGACCAAAAGACGGTGACAGATTTCTTTTTGAATAAGGGATTTAAAGCTAACGAATTTAGTTTCGGGGCCGTTAATTTTCAGAAGAAATTCCGAGAAGTACGCAGCGAAGACAGCGAAAACAGAACTCGTTACGAACAAGTTTTTGAAGGCTATGAAGCTACACAGACCATTTCGTTTTCGGCCAAAAAGAATCCCGATTTGATGAAACGAATTGAAAGTGTTTCCAGCAAAACTTCTGAATTGGTGAACTCAGGCATTGAATTGTCGTCAAACACCATGCAGTATACTTATTCTGATTTACCCAGTTTAAAGCAAAGCCTTATTGAAAAAGCAACCAAAGACGCCAGTGAGAGGGCCAATAAAATTGTAAAAACCGCTGATGGCCGTATTGGCAAACTCAAAAATGCCAGCATGGGAGTTTTCCAAATCACCGGGCAAGGCTCTACGGAAGAAGACAGTTATGGTGGGATTAACGACACTTACAGTAAAAACAAAACCGCCCGAATTACGGTGCGGTTGGAATATGAGTTAGAATAA